The DNA region TGGATAATGGCTTCCTTCAGTGCTTCCTTGGTCATTTGGTACTCCTTGTTTGTCCGGTAATATGCTGATAGAGGGATTCGTAAGCGCCGGCGCTGGCGTCCCAGCTGAAATCATCGGTCATGCCGCGCTTTTGCACCTGGCGGAAGCGGTGGATGTCCGTGCGGTACAGGTTCACCGCCTGGGAGATGACATACTGCATATCGAAGGCGCTGTAATCGGCGAAAACGAAGCCGTTGCCGTCCTCCTGGCCCAGCTGGCAGGAGCGGACGGTGTCGGCCAGGCCGCCGGTCTGACGCACGATGGGTACCGCACCGTAGCGCATGGCGATCATCTGAGAAAGTCCGCAGGGCTCGGAGCGGGAGGGCATCAGAAAGAGGTCACTGCCGGCATAGATGCGGTGGGCCAGAGCCTCATTGTAGCCGATATAGGCGCACAGACGGCCCTTATAGCGGTTTTCCGCATAGCGGAAGAAATCCTCATATTGCCCGTCGCCGCTGCCCAGGATCACCAGCTGGCAGCCCGTCTGCATCACAACATCCAGGCTCTCGCAGATGAGGTCGATGCCCTTATGCCCCACCAGGCGGCTGACCACGGAGAGCAGGGGAACATCGCTCTGGACCTGGAGGCCCAGCTCCTTTTGCAGGGCTTTTTTGCAGTCGGCCTTGCCCCGCAGGCGCTGGGCCGAGAAATGGGCCGTCAACTCCGGGTCGGTGGCAGGGTCGAAAACGGCGGTGTCGATGCCGTTGACAATGCCGGTGAACTTCTCGCCGCAGCGCTGGACCACGGACTCCATGCCCTCGGCGTAGGCGCTCTGGTGGAGCTGCCGGGCATAGGTGGGGCTGACGGTGGTGACGGCATCGGCGCAGAGCATGGCCCCCTTCATCAGATTCACGCAGCCGTCCATCTGGAGGGTGCCGTCCTCGTACCAGCCCCGGTCCAGGCCGAAGAGGTCCTCCACCGTCTCCGGGCCGAACTTTCCCTGGTACTCCACATTATGAATGGTAAACACTGTGCGGATGCTGCGCAGGGCGTCCCAGCGCCCCGCCAGGTCCTGCCGGTAGATGGGGACCAGGGCGGTCTGCCAGTCGTTGCAGTGGATGACATCCGGCACCCGATCCAGCAGAGGGAGAAGGTCCATCACCGCCCGGGAGAAAAAGCCGAAGCGCTCGCCGTCGTCCCCCTCCCCGTAGAGGCGTCCCCGGGCAAAATAATGCTCGTTATCCACAAAATACCAGGTGACGCCCTGATAGTCCAGAGAAAACAATCCGCAGTATTCATGCCGCCAGGAAAGGTCTACATAGATGTGCTTGCGGAAGGTCATTTGCTGCCGCCACTGGGCCGCAATGGTATTATACAGCGGCAGGATCACTGCTACCCGGTGGCCGCGCTTTGCCAGGGCCACCGGAAGGCTTCCGGATACATCCGCCAGACCGCCGGTTTTGCAGAAGGGGGCGGCCTCCCCTGTTACATAGAGAATATTCACCTTATACCTCCGCGCCCTTGCCCAGCACCAGGGGATATTTTTCCGTACCCTCCAGGTGTACGCCGGGGCCGACCTTCACATCTTTATCGGCAATGACATGGCGCAGCTGCGCGCCACGACCCACCACCGTGTCCTTAAAGAGAATGCAGCCGTCTACCACGGCGCCCTTTTCCACCCGGACGCCACGGCTGAGAATGGAGCTATGCACGCTGCCCTGGATGTCGCACCCGTCGTCCACCAGAGAATTTACGCAGCCACCCTGGGGATCCATATAGGTGGAGGCGGCGTCGTTTTCCTTGGCATAAATAGGGCGCTGAGGGCAGAACAGGTCCTGCCGCACCGCCGGGTCCAAAAGCTGCATACTGCTCTCATAGTATCCGGCCACATCGGTGATATGGGCGGCAAAGCCGTGAAAAACATACCCGTGGATATGCATTTCCTTTGTAAGCCCCTGCAGCACACACTCCTGAAAGCTGTACTCGTGGCGGCTGACGAACCGCTCCACCAGGCGGAGCAGCAGCTCCGTCCGCAGCAGGAAGATCTGCAGGCAGCGGTTGCCCCGGCGGAGGTTTTCCACCACCTCCCGGACCCGGCCGGTCTCATCGGCCATCAGGTACATACCGTCGCCGGTGGAGGGGGCGCACACCGCCGTAACATCCGCGCCGGTGTCTATGTGGGCCCGGAGCACGGCCTGAAGGTCGATATTCAGGGCCACATCACTGTCGGCCAGGAGGACATAGTCCTGGCCGATGTGCCGCAGGTAATCCCTGACCACATCCAGAGCCTCCAGCTTGCCCCGGAATCGCCCGTTGCCCCGGGCGCTGTTATAGGCGAATACCGGCAGCAGCGTAAGCCCTCCGAAGCTCCGGGAGAGGTCCCAGCTCTTGCCGCCGCGCAGGTGGTCCATCATGCTCTGGCACTTGCCGTGCATCAGAACGCCTACATCCCGGATACCGGCGTTGACCATGTCCGAGAGGATGAAGTCCACCATACGGTAGGACCCGCCAAAGGGCACGGAGCCGTGGATGCGGGGCTCTGTCAGCTCCCGCAGGCCGTTGGATTTTTCATAGGAAAAGATGATGCCGTGCATTCCGTTCATACCTTTTTCGCCTCCTGTCCGTGGGTTTTATCCAGCATGGCTCCGGCGGGGACGGTCTCCCCGGGGGCCGCGTGAGCCTGAGGCCCCAGCACCGCCACGCCCCATTTGTCGGGGTCCTTGGCGGTCTCCGGGCCGGCCCCCACATGGGCGCCCTCCCCTACCACACTGTTTTCGCCCAGGATGGCGTATTCCACCCGGGCGCCCTTTTTCACCACCGCCCCGGGCATAACCACGGAGTAGGTGACCTGAGCCCCCTCCTCCACCACGGCGTTGTAGCTGAGGACCGTATTTTTTACCTCGCCGCGAATGTCGCAGCCCTTGGCCACGGCACTGTTGCCCACATCCGCCGTGGCCGCAAAGAAGGCGGGCGGACAGGAGGGGGTGCGGCTGTAAATGGGCCAGCGCTTATCCAGCAGGTTCAGGCCCGAGCCGGGAGCGAGCATATCCATATTGGCGTCCCACAGGGAGTCCAGGGTGCCCACATCCTTCCAATAGCCCTCGAAGCGATAGGCCACCATTTTCTCCCCGGCACGGAGCATGGCGGGGATGACATTTTTGCCGAAGTCGTTGGAGGAGGTGGGGTCCGCCTCGTCCTGCAGCAGGTACGCCCGGAGCTTTTTCCAGGTGAAGATGTAAATGCCCATGGAGGCCAGGTTGCTCTTGGGATGGGCGGGCTTTTCCTCGAACTCCGTAATGGTATCCCGGTCATCTACATTCATAATGCCGAAGCGGCTTGCCTCCTGCCAGGGAACCTCCATAACGGAGATGGTGCAGTCGGCCCCGGCCTCCTTATGGCGGCGGAGCATCCGGGAGTAGTCCATTTTATAGATATGGTCGCCGGAGAGGACGGCCACATAGTCCGGGTCATACAGGTCTACGAAGCCGATATTTTGATAGATGGCATTGGCGGTGCCCTTGTACCACCCGGCCCCGGAATTGCTCTGATAGGGGGGCAGGATATGTACGCCGCCGTTCATGCGGTCCAGCTCCCAGGGCTGGCCGCTGCCGATGTAGCTGTTCAGCTCCAGGGGACGGTACTGGGTCAGCACACCCACGGTGTCGATGCCGGAGTTGGTACAGTTGGACAGGGGAAAGTCGATGATGCGGAACTTCCCTCCAAAGGGGACGGCAGGCTTGGCCATATCCCCGGTAAGGACATAGAGCCGGCTGCCCTGGCCCCCGGCCAGCAGCATGGCGATACATTCTTTTTTCACGGATGATCCGCTCCTTTCTTCTGCTTAAAGGCTCCCCGGCCTTGGAGATACACCGCGCCCAGGGGCGGTATGCGCACACGGATGGAGGTTTCGCGGCCATGGGACGGGGACGCCTCCACCGGAATGGGTTTTTCATTGACGATGCCGCTGCCGCCCCACCGGACATCGTCGGTGTTAAATACCTCTCTGTACTCCGCCCTTTTCGGCACGCCGAAGCGGTACTCCTCCCGGGCCACGGGAGAAAAATTCACCGCGCATATAAGCTCCCGGCCCTTGCGGTCCCGGCGGAGAAAGACCAGGATATTATTGGAGCTGTCGTCCGGCACCAGCCAGGAAAAGCCGTCCCAGTCCGTATCGTTTTCCCACAGGGGCGGATTGTTCTTATAAAACCGGTTCAGCGCCCGGATGCAGCCGTGGGCAGCGGACACCGCCGCATCCTGCAAAACGGACCAGTCAAGCTCTCCTGCAAAGTCCCACTCCTTCCACTGGGGCAGCTCCCCACCCATGAACAGCAGCTTGCACCCCGGGTGGGCCAGCATATAGGCCAGAAAGCTCTTGACTCCTGCCAGCTGCATGGCTTCATCCCCGGGCATTTTACCCCGGAGAGAGCCCTTCATGTGGACCACCTCGTCATGGGAGATGGGCAGTACAAACCGCTCGGAGAAGGCGTAGACCAGGGAAAAGGTCACATCCTTGTGGTGGTACTGGCGGAAATAGGGGTCCATTTTCAGGTAGTGGCAGAGGTCGTTCATCCAGCCCATGTTCCACTTCAGGTCAAAGCCCAGGCCCTCGGGCCCCGTTACATGGGGCCAGGCGGTGGACTCCTCGGCAATCATCAGCGCCCCGGGCTTTTCCCGGTGGACGGCGGCATTGAGGAGCTGCAAAAACGCCACCGCCTCCAGGTTTTCCCGGCCGCCGTTTTTATTCCTGCGCCAGTGGGTGCGGCCATAGTCCAGATACAGCATGGAGGCCACGGCATCCACCCGCAGGCCGTCCATATGGTACTCCCGAAGCCACCACAGGGCAGACGAGAGCAGGAAGCTGCGCACCTCTCCCCTGCCGTAGTCAAAGACCCGGGTGCCCCAGCCGTCGTGCTCCCACTTCAGGGGGTCATCATATTCATAGAGGCAGGTGCCGTCGAACCTATATAGACCCTGCTCGTCCTTGCAGAAATGGGCCGGGACCCAGTCTAAAAACACCGCCAGACCCGCCCGGTGGAGCCTGTCTACCAGGTACTTGAAGTCCCGGGGGGTGCCATAGCGGGAGGTGGGGGCGAAGTAACCCGTACACTGGTAGCCCCAGGAGGCATCCAGAGGGTACTCTGTCACCGGCATCAGCTCCACCGCCGTGTAGCCCATGTCCGACACATATTCCGCCAGCTCGTCGGCCAGCTTGCGATAGTCAAAGGGGCTGCCGTCGGCGTAGCGGCGCCAGGAGCCCAGGTGGACCTCGTAGATATTCAGAGGCCGCTCCAGCAGGGGCTTCTCGGCCAGACTCCGCTGCCAGGCTCCATCCTGCCAGACATAGTCCAGGGGGGCTAATTTGCTGTCTGTCTGGGGGCGGGTGGCTGTATGGAAAGCGTAGGGGTCGGCCTTCCACACCCTTTTGCCGTCTGCTTGGGTGAGGCAGAATTTATAGCTGTCGTAGGCCTTTGCCTCCTCCGCCACGCACTCCCACACGCCGTCTCGGCAGGTCATTTCCATAGGCTCCCAGCCGGAAAAATCGCCCGCCAGGCTCACCGACCGGGCGTGGGGCGCCCACAGGCGAAAGCGGTAGCCCTTCTCCACCGGGTGCGCCCCGAACCAATCCGCCGCCGCGCACCAGGTGCCGCCGAAAAACGCCGCTCTATCCACCGCTCTCGCCTCCTCTATTTTTCAAAATTTTACCACGGTCCCCGGTGTTTTTCTGCTGAAAACCGTCTCCGTTTTTGCGCGGCAAGGCTTTACCGCACCTGCGCCCGTGTCTCAAGAAATGCACGGAAGCGACGACCGCCCTGAAAACAGGCAGTCGCCGCTGCATATTTTATTCTTCCTCCTGCTGCACCGCCGCACCCAGGCCGAAATCCTCGGCCACGCTGCCGCTGTCCCGCCGGAGCATCTGCTCCATGACACGGATGTCGCTGTCCACATCCATGGCATCGGACTGATAGAGTTGGTCAAGCTGCCGCTCAAAGCCCGCCACGATATTGTCCATGGTGCTGGCAATGCGCTGCTTGGCCTGGGACACATTCTCACCGCTGACGCCGGACTCCTCGAAGTCGGCATAGCTATCCAGGAGCTTTTGGGTGGTGGGCAGGTAATAATTCAGGAAGGTAGCCGCCTTGGCTTTCTTGGCCGGCTCCTCCTCCACAATGCGGAATATCTTGCCGGCCAGGTCCTCCAGGCGGTCGATCTTGGCGCTGATAACGGGGTCTGCAATGCGGTCATTGGCATAGCGGATGTCCCGGAGCTGGCCGCTGTAGCCCTCCCGGGTCTCCTCCGGGATGGGCTGTGCCTCCTTTTGGGCCTGCTCCAGGTCCTCGGCCGCCTCAAAGGTGCGCACCAAGACGCCCCGGCCCAGGTCCAGATAGGCCTCCTTGCCCCAAAAGCCCTTCTGCACCATCTGCTCCAGGTCGTTTTCCACCCGGCGGGGGGACACATCTGCGGCGGCGGCCAGCTGGGAAATGGTCACCGTGGGCTTCTTCCCGGCGATGGCCTGGTACTTGGCATAGCGGCGCAGACGGCGGCGCATCCAGTGGCTGCCCAGCAGCAGCCCCAGGCCCCCGGCGGTGATGCCCATGGGAAAGAACACTTCCTCCAAAAACCAGGCCCAATGGCCGTCCTGCAGGAAAAACAGGTAGTCACTGACCTTGCCAAACAGGACAATACTGCCGATAATGGTCAGAACAATTCCGATGTTCCGCAGTACATTGGCATTGCCATCGGAAACCTTGGGCGTGCGGCGGAGGATACTGCTCCCCTTCTTTTTTGTCTGTCCGGCGGAGCTGCTCTTTTTCTCCGCACTCCCGGGGGCGGTTTCTGCGGTGTCCTCCGTCTCGGCTGTGATGATCGTGGACTGCGTACCCCGTCCCGACTTACGCTTGCGGTCCGAAAGCTTGGCAAAAAGCACAATAAGTCCCACAGGCCAGGCAAAGGCAAACAGGATGGCAATGACCACCCACGACCACACCTCGTTTTTATCCGGCTTATTCGGTTGTCTGGGGCTTTTGCTCTCGGCCATGGTCTATTCCCTCCTGCGTAGTGCATTAGACATATTGATACGCTATATTTTACTCTTTTTCCGGCCCTGCGTCAAGGAACGGCGGACATTCTTTGCAAAGTTTTGCCAAAAATACAGGCGGCCCTTTCCGGGCCGCCTGCAGGCGTGAAAAATGCAAATCCTTTTATGCCGGGAGATTTTATTTTCCCCGGCGGGTATAGATGCGGGCCAGGCCGCCTTCGGCGGTCTCCCGGTAGCGCTGGTTCATATCCAGGCCCGTGTAATACATGCTTTTCAGCACCATGTCATAGCTGATATTCCGGGTGCCGGTGAGGAAGTAAGCGATGTTGGCCGAGTTGATGGCGCGCATGGCGGCCACGGCATTGCGCTCGATACAGGGCACCTGTACCAGGCCGCAGATGGGGTCGCAGGTGAGGCCCAGATGATGCTCCAAGGACACCTCGGCGGCGTACTCGATCTGATGGATATTATAGCCGAAGGCCTGGCAGGCAGCGGCGGCGGCCATGGAGCAGGCTACGCCCACCTCCGCCTGACAGCCGCACTCAGCCCCGGAGACGGAGGCATTGCGCTTGGCCAGCTCACCGAACAGACCCGCCACGCCCAAAGCATGGGCAATGTCCAGGTCGGACAGGTTCCGCTTATCCTTGAAATAGTACAGCACCGCCGGCAGCACGCCGCAGGCGCCGCAGGTGGGGGCGGTGACGATGGTGCCGTTGTCGGCGTTCTGCTCGCTGACAGCGTAGGCATA from Vescimonas fastidiosa includes:
- the glgA gene encoding glycogen synthase GlgA, which gives rise to MNILYVTGEAAPFCKTGGLADVSGSLPVALAKRGHRVAVILPLYNTIAAQWRQQMTFRKHIYVDLSWRHEYCGLFSLDYQGVTWYFVDNEHYFARGRLYGEGDDGERFGFFSRAVMDLLPLLDRVPDVIHCNDWQTALVPIYRQDLAGRWDALRSIRTVFTIHNVEYQGKFGPETVEDLFGLDRGWYEDGTLQMDGCVNLMKGAMLCADAVTTVSPTYARQLHQSAYAEGMESVVQRCGEKFTGIVNGIDTAVFDPATDPELTAHFSAQRLRGKADCKKALQKELGLQVQSDVPLLSVVSRLVGHKGIDLICESLDVVMQTGCQLVILGSGDGQYEDFFRYAENRYKGRLCAYIGYNEALAHRIYAGSDLFLMPSRSEPCGLSQMIAMRYGAVPIVRQTGGLADTVRSCQLGQEDGNGFVFADYSAFDMQYVISQAVNLYRTDIHRFRQVQKRGMTDDFSWDASAGAYESLYQHITGQTRSTK
- the glgD gene encoding glucose-1-phosphate adenylyltransferase subunit GlgD, whose protein sequence is MNGMHGIIFSYEKSNGLRELTEPRIHGSVPFGGSYRMVDFILSDMVNAGIRDVGVLMHGKCQSMMDHLRGGKSWDLSRSFGGLTLLPVFAYNSARGNGRFRGKLEALDVVRDYLRHIGQDYVLLADSDVALNIDLQAVLRAHIDTGADVTAVCAPSTGDGMYLMADETGRVREVVENLRRGNRCLQIFLLRTELLLRLVERFVSRHEYSFQECVLQGLTKEMHIHGYVFHGFAAHITDVAGYYESSMQLLDPAVRQDLFCPQRPIYAKENDAASTYMDPQGGCVNSLVDDGCDIQGSVHSSILSRGVRVEKGAVVDGCILFKDTVVGRGAQLRHVIADKDVKVGPGVHLEGTEKYPLVLGKGAEV
- a CDS encoding glucose-1-phosphate adenylyltransferase yields the protein MKKECIAMLLAGGQGSRLYVLTGDMAKPAVPFGGKFRIIDFPLSNCTNSGIDTVGVLTQYRPLELNSYIGSGQPWELDRMNGGVHILPPYQSNSGAGWYKGTANAIYQNIGFVDLYDPDYVAVLSGDHIYKMDYSRMLRRHKEAGADCTISVMEVPWQEASRFGIMNVDDRDTITEFEEKPAHPKSNLASMGIYIFTWKKLRAYLLQDEADPTSSNDFGKNVIPAMLRAGEKMVAYRFEGYWKDVGTLDSLWDANMDMLAPGSGLNLLDKRWPIYSRTPSCPPAFFAATADVGNSAVAKGCDIRGEVKNTVLSYNAVVEEGAQVTYSVVMPGAVVKKGARVEYAILGENSVVGEGAHVGAGPETAKDPDKWGVAVLGPQAHAAPGETVPAGAMLDKTHGQEAKKV
- the glgB gene encoding 1,4-alpha-glucan branching protein GlgB; the encoded protein is MDRAAFFGGTWCAAADWFGAHPVEKGYRFRLWAPHARSVSLAGDFSGWEPMEMTCRDGVWECVAEEAKAYDSYKFCLTQADGKRVWKADPYAFHTATRPQTDSKLAPLDYVWQDGAWQRSLAEKPLLERPLNIYEVHLGSWRRYADGSPFDYRKLADELAEYVSDMGYTAVELMPVTEYPLDASWGYQCTGYFAPTSRYGTPRDFKYLVDRLHRAGLAVFLDWVPAHFCKDEQGLYRFDGTCLYEYDDPLKWEHDGWGTRVFDYGRGEVRSFLLSSALWWLREYHMDGLRVDAVASMLYLDYGRTHWRRNKNGGRENLEAVAFLQLLNAAVHREKPGALMIAEESTAWPHVTGPEGLGFDLKWNMGWMNDLCHYLKMDPYFRQYHHKDVTFSLVYAFSERFVLPISHDEVVHMKGSLRGKMPGDEAMQLAGVKSFLAYMLAHPGCKLLFMGGELPQWKEWDFAGELDWSVLQDAAVSAAHGCIRALNRFYKNNPPLWENDTDWDGFSWLVPDDSSNNILVFLRRDRKGRELICAVNFSPVAREEYRFGVPKRAEYREVFNTDDVRWGGSGIVNEKPIPVEASPSHGRETSIRVRIPPLGAVYLQGRGAFKQKKGADHP
- a CDS encoding 5-bromo-4-chloroindolyl phosphate hydrolysis family protein, translating into MAESKSPRQPNKPDKNEVWSWVVIAILFAFAWPVGLIVLFAKLSDRKRKSGRGTQSTIITAETEDTAETAPGSAEKKSSSAGQTKKKGSSILRRTPKVSDGNANVLRNIGIVLTIIGSIVLFGKVSDYLFFLQDGHWAWFLEEVFFPMGITAGGLGLLLGSHWMRRRLRRYAKYQAIAGKKPTVTISQLAAAADVSPRRVENDLEQMVQKGFWGKEAYLDLGRGVLVRTFEAAEDLEQAQKEAQPIPEETREGYSGQLRDIRYANDRIADPVISAKIDRLEDLAGKIFRIVEEEPAKKAKAATFLNYYLPTTQKLLDSYADFEESGVSGENVSQAKQRIASTMDNIVAGFERQLDQLYQSDAMDVDSDIRVMEQMLRRDSGSVAEDFGLGAAVQQEEE